From the genome of Deltaproteobacteria bacterium, one region includes:
- a CDS encoding cofactor-independent phosphoglycerate mutase yields the protein MGGKYIILIGDGMADWPIPAIGNRTPLEAAEKPNMDFMAANGALGMVQVVPKEMYPGSDVSNLSILGYDPAAVYTGRSPLEAASIGISLGPDDVAVRCNVVALKNDGSDSEMEDFSAGHISTAEAGELLRSLQDRVADKGVRFHTGVSYRHLMVWPGGMDGVKTTPPHDIHGKRITEYLPKGMGAELLLEIMEISREVFADHPVNRMRSAAGKLPGNSVWLWGQGKAPRIPTLREKYGLTGSVVAAVDLIKGIGIYAGLQVVDVPGATGYIDTNYAGKAEYALRELERKDFVLIHVEAPDEAGHNGNTRDKIRAIERIDREMLSPLLSRAREKGDLRILLLPDHPTPVAIRTHAQEPVPFVFYPAPSGLSATPGRRYTEAEGRDSGQFLSAGTKLMAHLLA from the coding sequence ATGGGCGGCAAATACATCATCCTCATCGGCGACGGGATGGCCGACTGGCCGATCCCGGCCATCGGGAACCGCACGCCCCTGGAGGCCGCGGAGAAACCGAACATGGACTTCATGGCCGCGAACGGCGCCCTGGGGATGGTGCAGGTGGTCCCGAAGGAGATGTACCCGGGGAGCGACGTTTCGAACCTGAGCATCCTCGGATACGACCCGGCCGCCGTGTACACCGGCCGCTCTCCGCTCGAGGCCGCTTCCATCGGCATTTCCCTGGGACCCGACGACGTCGCGGTGCGCTGCAACGTGGTCGCGCTGAAGAACGACGGCTCGGACTCCGAAATGGAGGATTTCTCCGCGGGACACATCTCGACCGCCGAGGCGGGGGAACTCCTGCGTTCCCTGCAGGACCGGGTGGCCGACAAGGGGGTCCGGTTCCACACCGGAGTTTCGTACCGCCACCTGATGGTCTGGCCGGGCGGGATGGACGGCGTCAAGACGACCCCCCCCCACGACATCCACGGGAAGAGGATCACCGAGTACCTCCCGAAGGGGATGGGGGCGGAGCTCCTCCTCGAAATCATGGAAATCTCGCGCGAGGTGTTCGCGGACCACCCGGTGAACCGGATGCGGTCCGCCGCCGGGAAGCTGCCGGGGAACTCCGTGTGGCTGTGGGGGCAGGGGAAGGCGCCGCGCATCCCCACGTTGCGGGAGAAGTACGGCCTCACCGGCTCGGTGGTGGCGGCGGTCGACCTCATCAAGGGGATCGGGATCTACGCGGGACTCCAAGTGGTCGACGTGCCGGGCGCGACGGGCTACATCGACACGAACTACGCGGGGAAGGCCGAATACGCCCTTCGGGAGCTCGAGCGGAAGGATTTCGTCCTGATCCACGTCGAGGCGCCCGACGAGGCGGGCCACAACGGGAACACCCGGGACAAGATCCGAGCGATCGAGCGGATCGACCGGGAGATGCTCTCCCCGCTCCTTTCGCGGGCCCGTGAAAAAGGGGACCTGCGGATCCTGCTGCTGCCGGACCATCCGACGCCGGTGGCGATCCGCACGCATGCCCAGGAACCGGTTCCGTTCGTCTTCTACCCCGCGCCTTCCGGGCTTTCCGCCACGCCGGGTCGACGATACACCGAGGCGGAGGGAAGGGACTCCGGCCAGTTCCTTTCCGCCGGGACGAAGCTGATGGCGCATCTTCTCGCGTGA